The Quercus robur chromosome 7, dhQueRobu3.1, whole genome shotgun sequence genome has a segment encoding these proteins:
- the LOC126691310 gene encoding uncharacterized protein LOC126691310: MPRTAVKGQVLVDLVAEFAKPIPEGMGETLSPDGKLISTISQQEPSWWKGHIDDAANQRGSGVDLVLVSPEGITVEKSLRLGFSATNNEAEYEALLEGMSMIQKLGGKSVNMFSDSRLVVGQVNGELEAKDERMQEYLVQVKRLQTHFFHFNLAHVSRSGNTHTDSLATLATSSTQLLPRVILVEDLYCPTTVRANPIRVHNVRAGPSWMDPLVLFLKHDVLPDDKNEADKIRRKAPRFWLSEDSKLYRRSFSGPYLLCVHPDATELVLEELHEGIYGSHTGGRSLSHRAITQGYWWPSMQKEAQEYVKKCDQCQRFGIPHTLISDNGLRFGSKAFRRYCSELGITNKYSTPAYPQGNGQAEAVNKTIVNGLKERLDDAKGRSIGETPFSMTYGAEAVIPLEINFPTQRTIAFCPSANNELLEKSLDLIEEKRESAMVQLAYYQQKLKQGYDAKVKLRPLALGDLVLRKVLGTARNPM; this comes from the exons atgcctcgcaccgctGTGAAGGGTCAGGTCCTAGTGGATCTAGTAGCTGAATTTGCGAAGCCCATACCAGAAGGAATGGGAGAAACACTAAGCCCTGACGGGAAACTGATCAGTACAATCTCACAGCAAGAGCCTAGTTGGTGGAAAGGACACATCGACGACGCGGCCAACCAAAGGGGCTCAGGGGTGGACCTCGTTCTGGTCTCCCCCGAAGGGATCACCGTCGAAAAATCGTTGAGGCTTGGTTTCTCggccacgaataacgaagcAGAGTATGAGGCACTATTGGAAGGAATGTCAATGATCCAGAAACTGGGCGGAAAATCCGTGAACATGttctcggattcgagactcGTTGTGGGACAAGTAAACGGGGAGTTGGAGgcgaaggatgaaagaatgcaagagtacctCGTCCAAGTTAAGCGCCTGCAGACCCATTTCTTTCACTTCAATCTGGCGCACGTGTCCAGGAGCGGGAACACCCATACTGATTCTCTTGCAACGCTTGCCACCTCCTCGACTCAACTACTTCCTCGGGTTATTCTAGTAGAAGATCTCTACTGCCCAACGACGGTGAGGGCCAACCCAATACGGGTCCACAATGTCAGGGCtggacctagctggatggatcctctaGTGCTGTTCTTAAAACATGACGTCTTACCAGATGATAAGAACGAGGCTGACAAGATTAGAAGGAAGGCtcctcgattctggttgtccgaggactccaaactGTACAGGCGCTCATTCTCAGGGCCGTACTTGTTATGTGTGCACCCAGATGCCACTGAACTCGTCCTAGAGGAATTACACGAAGGAATTTACGGAAGTCATACGGGGGGTAGGTCCCTGTCCCATAGGGCCATAACGCAAGGTTACTGGTGGCCAAGCATGCAGAAAGAGGCGCAGGAATATGTAAAGAAGTGTGACCAGTGTCAAAG ATTCGGAATTCCTCACACCCTgatctcggacaacggtctTCGGTTTGGTAGTAAAGCTTTCAGAAGGTATTGTAGCGAGCTGGGAATTACCAACAAATACTCCACACCGGCTTACCCGCAAGGTAATGGGCAGGCGGAAGCCGTCAACAAAACTATAGTGAATGGGTTGAAAGAGAGGTTAGACGACGCGAAGGGGAG GTCCATAGGggaaacccccttttcaatgacctaCGGGGCCGAGGCTGTTATTCCTTTAGAGATAAACTTCCCGACACAAAGGACCATCGCATTCTGCCCCAGTGCTAACAACGAACTTCTAGAAAAGAGCTTGGACCTCAtcgaggaaaaaagagagagcgcAATGGTCCAGCTTGCCTActatcagcaaaagctcaagcaaggttacgACGCCAAGGTAAAGCTAAGGCCCCTGGCGCTCGGGGATCTGGTATTGAGGAAGGTCCTGGGCACTGCGAGAAACCCTATGTAG